Within Chitinispirillales bacterium, the genomic segment TATGCGAAATTTCAAATTTCCCAAGCGACCGGTTTAACGACGGAAGAAATAGAGAAATTATAAGCTTTAGCGATTGATACGGATTTAATCTGCATTCTTATTCGGCATATTGTATTTTACGCAAAAAAACGGTAGGAGATTAAAAATGTCAAACGTTAAAGGTAAAGCGGGACTTCCGATTCCATTCATAATAAAACATATTATTCCTTGTCTTTTTGAGGATTTGCATAGAATTAATTTGTTGCGTTCGATGTATCGTCGATATTTCAGAAAATACAATCCGAACAGAGACGTGCCTATAAGCCAGATTTCGCTTCGCGTCAACGAAGTTTGCAATTTGCGTTGCGCAAGTTGCGGGCAGTGGGGTGAAAACGGACATTTGCGGGTAAAACAGGAAGCTGGCGAGTCTTTAGACCAACTTGATTTTGAAGTGGTGAAAAAACTTATCGCCGACACCAAACACGATAGTCCGACTTACTATATTTGGGGAGGCGAACCTACTTTGTGGAAACCGCTTGTTCCGCTTTTTAAAGAATTGGGCAAAAACAAATTATACGGCTCGATTGTCTCAAACGCGCAGGCGCTTGAGCCGATTATTGAGGAATTGATCGACACGAAAGCGCTTATGATTTTGTTCTTATCGCTTGACGGCTGGGACAGCGCTTCTCAGAATGAAATGCGTTCTCCGGCGAACGGAAAGAGTTCGGATAATTTTGAAAAAATTATCGGGATAATCGACAAAGTTGACGAAATTAAAAAACGTAAAAAAATAAAATATCCGCTTGTAATGCCGATTACCGTCGTATCAAATAAAAATTATACGCATTTGGCGGATATTCATCGGTTGGTTTTGGATAAAACGCAGTTGCATCCGTATTATTACGGCTGGTATATTACAGAAGAACGGGCAAAAGATCACGAAGCGGTTTACAGCAAGTGTTTTGGTGAAATTCCGACTAAACACCGCGGTTATCTTAAATCGTGTTTTAACGACGTCAACGCGAAAGCCGCCGCCGAACAAATCGCCGAGGTTCTTAAAATTTCAAAAGGACGTTCAAGCGTTCCGCAGATTTTACCCGATATTTACGAAAAAGAAGACATTGAAAGATACTACAACGACCATACTTGGACTTGCGGATACGATAAGTGCCACAGTATTTATCACGTAGTTGAAGTCTCGCCTGACGGACGGGTGACGCCTTGCCGCGATTATCAGGATTATACCGTCGGAAATATAAACGAGAAACCGTTCTATGAAATTTGGAACGGAGAAAAATATAAAGAATTTCGGCGTCAGTTGTCAAAAGGGCTTATGCCGGTTTGCAGCAGATGCTGCGGTTTGCAGGGATTTTGAAATAAAAAACTAAAAATAAACGAGACCTAAAGAGGTCGGAGGAGAATGGTATGAGTGTTGGAAAAGCGGTTTCGCAAAATGAGGAACTGACTTCTGCACAGCAAGAGCAGATGGCGCAAATAAATAAACTTGATTCTATAGAACCGAAAGAGGACGTCGTCGGCGATATGGGCGATACGAAAAAATCGAAATCGGCAAAGGCTACAAAAGCGCAACTTCGTGAATTATCGGAAAGTAAAAGCGTTATTGAAGGGAGAGTCACGGGCGTAAATCGAGGCGGATACAACGTTAAAATTCTCGGTCATAACGCATTTTGTCCGTTTTCGCAAATTGCGGCGAAAAAACCGGAAGATTTGAATTCATTTTTAAACAACACATACGAGTTTGTTATCGTTAAGATCGAATCAAAAGGAACAAATATTATTCTTTCACGGCTTCCGCTTGTAAAAGGCGACATTGACGAGAGAATTAAGCAGATAGAAGAAATAGCGAAAAATAACGAAACGATAAGCGGCGCGATTTCAGGAATATTGATGGACAAAACCAAAAAAGACGAAACCGGCGCGTTTGTCGATTTGGACGGAGTCGAGGGGTTGGTGCATATTTCCGAATTGTCCTGGACGCGGGCGGCAAAAGTCAGCGATGTGGTGAAAGAGGGTGAAACGCATGTTTTCAGAGTGCTTTCGGTCGAAAGAAAAGATCCGCTTGCTTATACCAAAGTAAAACTTTCTCTTAAAAGAGTAACCGAAGACCCGTGGAACAATATAGAAGACGTAGTGAAAGTCGGCTCAACGGTTGATGCGGTTGTCGCCAGAATTGCGCAAAACGGAGCGTTTGTCACTTTGGAAAATGGCGTTGAAGCCTTAATTAAAACGGAAGATTTGAGTTGGGAAAAGTTTAAGAAAATTTCTTCCATAGTAAAAAAAGGTCAGAAAATTTCGGTCAAAGTTATTAATGTTAATATTGAAAAACGCCAGATTGATTGTTCTCTCAAAGACGAAAAGAATAATCCATGGTCGGATATCGCAAGTAAATATACGGCCGGTTCAAAGGTTAAAGGAAT encodes:
- a CDS encoding SPASM domain-containing protein, producing MSNVKGKAGLPIPFIIKHIIPCLFEDLHRINLLRSMYRRYFRKYNPNRDVPISQISLRVNEVCNLRCASCGQWGENGHLRVKQEAGESLDQLDFEVVKKLIADTKHDSPTYYIWGGEPTLWKPLVPLFKELGKNKLYGSIVSNAQALEPIIEELIDTKALMILFLSLDGWDSASQNEMRSPANGKSSDNFEKIIGIIDKVDEIKKRKKIKYPLVMPITVVSNKNYTHLADIHRLVLDKTQLHPYYYGWYITEERAKDHEAVYSKCFGEIPTKHRGYLKSCFNDVNAKAAAEQIAEVLKISKGRSSVPQILPDIYEKEDIERYYNDHTWTCGYDKCHSIYHVVEVSPDGRVTPCRDYQDYTVGNINEKPFYEIWNGEKYKEFRRQLSKGLMPVCSRCCGLQGF
- a CDS encoding S1 RNA-binding domain-containing protein, with protein sequence MSVGKAVSQNEELTSAQQEQMAQINKLDSIEPKEDVVGDMGDTKKSKSAKATKAQLRELSESKSVIEGRVTGVNRGGYNVKILGHNAFCPFSQIAAKKPEDLNSFLNNTYEFVIVKIESKGTNIILSRLPLVKGDIDERIKQIEEIAKNNETISGAISGILMDKTKKDETGAFVDLDGVEGLVHISELSWTRAAKVSDVVKEGETHVFRVLSVERKDPLAYTKVKLSLKRVTEDPWNNIEDVVKVGSTVDAVVARIAQNGAFVTLENGVEALIKTEDLSWEKFKKISSIVKKGQKISVKVINVNIEKRQIDCSLKDEKNNPWSDIASKYTAGSKVKGIVADEKEYGYFIDFEFGITGLLNKARIASEKGKKDGIWKKGEEVEVTIQFVDVEERKIVLSYGEAEFVPAQIFEQTKKKKEKSSKSSKLPAVSYDTARQSIDETSEFANLLKNALTLKNKLKK